One part of the Lycium ferocissimum isolate CSIRO_LF1 chromosome 8, AGI_CSIRO_Lferr_CH_V1, whole genome shotgun sequence genome encodes these proteins:
- the LOC132066497 gene encoding proteasome subunit alpha type-6-like: protein MVVEEMSLLEMVVVVDVEYAFKAVKAAGITSIGVRGKDSVCVVTQKKVPDKLLDQTSVSHLFPVTKYLGLLATGMTADARTLVQQARNEAAEFRFKYGYEMLVDVLARWIADKSQVYTQHAYMRPLGVVAMILGIDEEKGPQLFKCDPAGHFFGHKATSAGSKEQEAINFLEKKMKSNPAFSYEETVQTAISALQSVLQEDFKASEIEVGVVGKENPSFRVLSTEEIDEHLTAISERD, encoded by the exons ATGGTGGTAGAAGAAATGAGTTTGCTAGAAATGGTGGTGGTTGTAGATGTgg AGTATGCGTTTAAGGCTGTGAAGGCTGCCGGAATCACTTCTATTGGTGTGCGTGGAAAAGACTCAGTTTGTGTTGTTACTCAGAAGAAAGTCCCC GACAAGTTATTGGATCAGACAAGTGTGTCCCATTTGTTCCCAGTTACCAAGTATCTCGGACTGTTAGCTACCGGCATGACAG CTGATGCAAGAACCTTGGTCCAACAAGCTCGAAATGAAGCTGCTGAATTCCGTTTTAAATATGGATATGAGATGCTGGTGGATGTACTGGCTAGATG GATTGCAGACAAGTCTCAGGTATATACACAGCATGCCTATATGAGACCCCTCGGAGTAG TCGCTATGATTTTGGGAATCGATGAGGAGAAGGGACCTCAGCTGTTCAAATGTGACCCTGCTGGTCATTTTTTTGGTCATAAG GCTACAAGTGCTGGATCTAAAGAGCAAGAGGCAATTAATTTCTtggagaagaaaatgaaaagcaaCCCTGCTTTTTCGTATGAGGAAACTGTTCAG ACTGCAATATCTGCTCTTCAATCTGTTCTACAAGAGGATTTCAAGGCCAGCGAGATCGAG GTTGGTGTTGTCGGGAAAGAAAATCCGTCCTTCAGAGTATTGTCAACCGAAGAAATCGATGAGCACTTAACAGCCATCAGTGAGCGTGATTGA
- the LOC132068753 gene encoding protein STRICTOSIDINE SYNTHASE-LIKE 5-like, which yields MDSMLVFSSIIIVILLAISLQVLFFSPISPEILEIPSASKTFTTAFTSNSYLQSVSKLGEGFLDRPEDVAMDKMGILYTATRDGWIKRKHNNGTWENWKYIGRGTLLGLTVSSAGHIIVCDAEEGLLKVSEDGASVLASHVNGEKIRFADDVVEASDGSLYFSVVSTKFGLHEWYLDVLEAKPHGQLLKYNPSLNQTSVILDNLAFANGVTLSADEDYLIVCESWKFRCLKYWLKEEIKGQTDIFVDNLPGAPDNIKLAPDGSFWIAVLELTPPRLNFIHSSTASKHLLAAFPKLINWVNGAYHKAMVVNVAADGKITKGFDDPTGKVMSFVTSVLEHEDHLYLGSLNCDFIGKLPLTTSTV from the exons ATGGATTCGATGCTGGTTTTTTCTAGCATTATAATAGTTATTTTGCTGGCTATTTCACTCCAAGTTCTTTTCTTCTCACCAATATCTCctgaaattctagaaattccttCTGCCTCTAAAACCTTCACCACTGCATTTACATCAAACAGCTATTTGCAG AGCGTAAGTaaacttggagaagggtttCTAGATAGACCAGAAGATGTGGCAATGgacaaaatgggaattttataTACAGCTACTAGAGATGGTTGGATCAAAAGAAAGCACAATAATGGAACTTGGGAGAACTGGAAGTATATTGGGCGTGGTACATTACTAGGACTTACAGTATCATCTGCTGGCCATATCATAGTTTGTGATGCAGAAGAG GGGTTGCTTAAGGTTAGTGAAGATGGCGCAAGTGTTCTTGCCTCACATGTCAATGGTGAAAAAATAAG ATTTGCAGATGATGTGGTGGAAGCATCAGATGGGAGTCTATACTTCAGTGTTGTAAGCACAAAATTTGGACTCCATGAATGGTACCTCGACGTGCTCGAGGCCAAGCCCCATGGTCAGCTCCTCAAATATAATCCTTCGCTTAACCAGACATCTGTAATTCTTGATAACTTGGCCTTTGCAAATGGGGTCACTCTCTCTGCAGATGAAGATTACTTAATTGTATGCGAATCCTGGAA ATTTAGGTGCCTGAAATATTGGTTGAAAGAGGAAATCAAAGGACAAACAGATATCTTCGTCGATAATCTTCCTGGTGCACCGGATAACATCAAGCTTGCTCCAGATGGTTCGTTCTGGATTGCTGTACTAGAG TTAACTCCTCCAAGGCTAAATTTCATACACTCGTCAACAGCTTCAAAACATTTGCTGGCAGCTTTCCCCAAATTGATAAACTGGGTGAACGGAGCATACCACAAAGCTATGGTAGTGAATGTGGCAGCTGATGGAAAGATAACCAAAGGATTTGATGATCCAACTGGAAAGGTTATGTCATTTGTGACATCTGTGTTAGAGCATGAGGATCATCTATATTTAGGAAGTCTCAACTGTGACTTCATAGGAAAGTTACCACTGACAACCTCAACTGTCTAG